CATCCTTTGCATGAAGTGGGGCACCAAGTACGGCCCCGAGTACGTCAACCGCCTGTATGCCATGGTGCGCCGCCATCTGCTCAGCGGCTTCCGCTTCACCTGCCTGACGGACGACCCGCGTGGCATCCGGTCCGAGGTGGAGTGCCAGCCCATCCCCGCGCTCGACCTGCCCGAGGGCATTCCCGAGCGCGGCTGGAACAAGCTGGCCGCCTTCTCCGCGGATCTGTACGGCCTGCGCGGCACGGCGCTCTTTCTCGACCTGGACGTGGTGATCGTCGGCGGACTCGATCCATTCTTCGACCATCCGGGCAAGTTCCTCATCATCCGCGACTACAAGCGCAAGCACCGCCTGACGGGCAATTCCTCGGTCTACCGCTTCGAGATCGGCGCGCATGCGGATGTGCTCGAGTATTTCCGCAACAACTTCGCCGAGGTGCGCGCGGCGTTCCGCAACGAGCAGGCCTACCTCTCCGACTTTCTGCACCGCCAGGGCAAGCTCGAATACTGGCCGGCGCCCTGGTGCCCGAGCTTCAAGTACCGCAGCATCCCGGCATGGCCGACCAACTACTGGCGCGCGCCCTTCGTCCCGCCCGAGGCACGCATCGTGATCTTCCATGGCGAGTGCAACCCGCCGGACGCGCTCGCGGGCCAGCGCAACCGGGCCTTGCGCTTCATCCGTTCAGCAGGTTGGGTGGCGGAGCACTGGCGGGAGTGAGCCGCGCTTTTGTGCCGTCTCCGGCCGAGAGCTGGTCGACCAGGCGATCGACGGCACGCTCGGCCTGCGCCAGCGACTGCGCCAGCCGCTCCCCGCCGAACTCGTCGTACTCGACCGCGATCTCGTGCACGTCGTCGATGCCGATGTAGCCGAACACTGAGCGCACGCTGGCTTCCGTGTGGTTGAGATGCGCGATGCGCTGGCCCTTGCCGTAGCCGAAGTCGCCGCGCGAGCTCAGCAGCACCAGGCGCTTGCCCGTGTCCAGCATCGGCCAGTACGGCACCTCGCCGCGCGCGCGGTCGAAGCCGAAGCTGCGGCCCACGCGCACGATGTTGTCGATGTAGGCCTTGAACTGCGCCGGGACGCCGAAGTTGTACATGGGCAGGCCCACCACGATCAGGTCCGCGGCGATGAGCCGGTCCAGCAGGCCATCGCTCTCGGCCAGCGCCTCCTGCATCCACGACTCGCGCGCGGCCGGCGGCGTAAAGGCGGCGTGGACCCATGCGCCGGACACCGGCGAGGGCGGATGGCTGCCCACGTCGAGATAGTCGACGCGATCCTCGGCACGTGCGGCACGCCAGCGCTCGACGAAGCGCGCGGACAGGCGGCGTGTATGGGAACCATGGGCATCGACGTCCGAGCGGCCCGGCCGGGCGCTGGCGTCGATGTGCAGAAGCGTGTTCATGAAGATGGCCTTCCTTGGAATCAATGGATGAGAATGGCTCGTGTGTCGTACCTTTGCGGGACACCCAGGCCTGGCCCGAATCTAGGCTCACGCCGGGCTCATCACAAACGACGATTTCTTCCTCATGAGTGAGACCATTTCATCCATCAGGCCGGCCCGCCGCCTGCCGCCGCTGTCCTCGTTGCGGGCCTTCGAAGCCGCTGCCGCACATGCCAGCTTCCAGCGCGCTGCGGCCGAGCTCTCGGTCACACCCACCGCCATCAGCCACCAGGTGCGCGGCCTCGAGAGCACGCTGGGCCAGCCGCTGTTCCGGCGCATGACGCGTCAGCTGGTGCTGACGCCCGCGGGCCTGCGCCTGTTCCACGCGTTGCGCGAAGGTTTCGACACGCTGGAGGCCGGCGTGCAGGCCTTGCGCATGCGCATCGAAGGCGAGACGGTCACGCTCACGGCCAACACAGCCTTCGTCGCGAAATGGGTGCTGCCGCGGATCGCGGCTTTTCGCCTGGCCTGCCCCGGCATCGAGCTGCGGCTGCATGCAAGCGACACGCTCGTCGATCTTGCGCGCGGCGATGCGGATCTCGCGATCCGCTCCGGCCAGGGCGACTGGCCCGGCCTCGCGACGGCCGAGCTGATGCCCGAGCGCTATGCGCCGCTGTGCAGCCCGCGACTGGGGCTGAAGCGCGCCCGGGATCTGGCGCAGCACCGCCTGATCCACAGCGATTGGCAGCCCCACGCGAGCGCGCCCGCGCAATGGCCGCGCTGGTTCGCGGAAGCAGGCCTCGCGATGCCGGCGAGGCCTCGTTCGAAGGCGTCCGCCGGCCTCTCGTTCTCGGACGAGACCCACGCGATGCTCGCCGCACTGGCAGGCCACGGCGTGGCGCTCTTGAGCCTCACGCTCGCGGCCGAGGAACTGCGCAGCGGTGCGCTGGTGCAACCCTTCGGTCCCGCGCTCGACACCGGCCGCTATTTCCTGGCCACCGCCAAGGGCCGGGAACGCGAGCCCGCGATCCGCGCCGTGTGGGCGTGGATCGCGGCGCAGGCCGGCAAGGACTGAGGCGGCCCAGGGCTCAG
Above is a window of Variovorax sp. RA8 DNA encoding:
- a CDS encoding FMN-dependent NADH-azoreductase codes for the protein MNTLLHIDASARPGRSDVDAHGSHTRRLSARFVERWRAARAEDRVDYLDVGSHPPSPVSGAWVHAAFTPPAARESWMQEALAESDGLLDRLIAADLIVVGLPMYNFGVPAQFKAYIDNIVRVGRSFGFDRARGEVPYWPMLDTGKRLVLLSSRGDFGYGKGQRIAHLNHTEASVRSVFGYIGIDDVHEIAVEYDEFGGERLAQSLAQAERAVDRLVDQLSAGDGTKARLTPASAPPPNLLNG
- a CDS encoding LysR substrate-binding domain-containing protein, producing MSETISSIRPARRLPPLSSLRAFEAAAAHASFQRAAAELSVTPTAISHQVRGLESTLGQPLFRRMTRQLVLTPAGLRLFHALREGFDTLEAGVQALRMRIEGETVTLTANTAFVAKWVLPRIAAFRLACPGIELRLHASDTLVDLARGDADLAIRSGQGDWPGLATAELMPERYAPLCSPRLGLKRARDLAQHRLIHSDWQPHASAPAQWPRWFAEAGLAMPARPRSKASAGLSFSDETHAMLAALAGHGVALLSLTLAAEELRSGALVQPFGPALDTGRYFLATAKGREREPAIRAVWAWIAAQAGKD
- a CDS encoding glycosyltransferase; amino-acid sequence: MKWGTKYGPEYVNRLYAMVRRHLLSGFRFTCLTDDPRGIRSEVECQPIPALDLPEGIPERGWNKLAAFSADLYGLRGTALFLDLDVVIVGGLDPFFDHPGKFLIIRDYKRKHRLTGNSSVYRFEIGAHADVLEYFRNNFAEVRAAFRNEQAYLSDFLHRQGKLEYWPAPWCPSFKYRSIPAWPTNYWRAPFVPPEARIVIFHGECNPPDALAGQRNRALRFIRSAGWVAEHWRE